A single region of the Vibrio cyclitrophicus genome encodes:
- the lolC gene encoding lipoprotein-releasing ABC transporter permease subunit LolC, which yields MFHPISLFVGLRYLKGRSGDRFSRFVSYMSTAGITIGVLSLVTVLSVMNGFEAQLKDRILGVLPQAVVYEQGGTTSLSAQAPNFAEQISLNGHVEPIVRSEAVIQSPAQLSAGLLIGIEPNSDDPLQNHLIAGRLSSLKAGQYQLFLGHTLARNLKVSMGDKVRLMVTSASQYTPLGRIPSQRNFTVAGIFNTGSDIDAQLMVTHIQDAGRLMRYKSDTISGWRLFFDDPFEVAELSTQPLPEGWVWSDWRDQRGELFQAVRMEKNMMGLMLGLIIGVAAFNIISALIMVVMEKQSEVAIVKTQGMTDGQVMGIFMVQGASSGVIGALSGGVLGVALAMNLNTILEAMGVALFSFGGQLPILINPIQIAVVVVLAIALSLIATVFPSYRASSVKPAEALRYE from the coding sequence ATGTTTCATCCTATTTCATTGTTTGTTGGCCTGCGTTATTTGAAAGGCCGTTCAGGTGATCGCTTTAGCCGTTTTGTTTCTTATATGTCGACGGCCGGAATCACCATTGGTGTGCTGTCTCTGGTTACTGTTTTATCGGTAATGAATGGATTCGAAGCGCAGTTAAAAGACCGAATTCTTGGTGTTCTTCCTCAAGCCGTTGTTTACGAGCAAGGAGGCACAACGTCACTTTCTGCTCAAGCACCTAATTTTGCAGAACAAATCTCGCTTAATGGTCACGTCGAACCGATTGTGCGCAGTGAGGCGGTGATTCAGAGTCCCGCTCAGTTATCTGCGGGTCTGTTAATCGGTATTGAACCAAATTCAGATGACCCTCTTCAGAACCACTTGATTGCGGGCAGATTGTCTTCGCTTAAGGCGGGTCAGTATCAGCTTTTCCTTGGTCATACTTTGGCGAGAAACTTGAAGGTATCCATGGGTGACAAAGTTCGCCTGATGGTGACCAGCGCGAGCCAATACACACCATTAGGTCGTATACCTAGCCAACGAAATTTCACCGTAGCCGGTATTTTTAATACGGGTTCGGATATAGATGCGCAGTTGATGGTCACACACATTCAAGATGCAGGGCGTTTGATGCGTTATAAGTCTGACACGATTTCAGGCTGGCGACTGTTTTTTGATGACCCATTCGAAGTCGCAGAGTTATCAACTCAGCCTCTGCCTGAAGGTTGGGTATGGAGCGATTGGCGTGACCAACGCGGTGAACTATTCCAAGCCGTTCGCATGGAAAAAAACATGATGGGTTTGATGCTTGGGCTGATCATCGGTGTTGCTGCTTTCAATATTATCTCTGCACTTATCATGGTGGTGATGGAGAAGCAGTCTGAAGTCGCGATTGTTAAGACCCAAGGCATGACCGATGGTCAAGTCATGGGGATCTTCATGGTTCAAGGTGCAAGCAGTGGCGTGATTGGTGCGCTCTCTGGTGGTGTGTTAGGCGTTGCCCTAGCGATGAACCTCAATACTATTTTAGAGGCGATGGGCGTTGCTCTATTCTCATTTGGTGGTCAGCTACCAATTTTGATTAACCCAATTCAAATCGCTGTTGTTGTGGTTCTTGCTATTGCACTTAGCCTGATTGCCACTGTATTCCCTTCTTATCGTGCATCGTCTGTGAAACCTGCTGAGGCCCTTCGTTATGAGTAA
- the lolD gene encoding lipoprotein-releasing ABC transporter ATP-binding protein LolD — protein MSNFLQCNDIRKTYREGSLDTEVLKGVSFEIEKGELVAIIGTSGSGKSTLLHILGALDDASDGSVSFLGQDLASLSSNKQAKLRNQHLGFVYQFHHLLSDFSALENVAMPLLIGGEKPAKAKEEAQRLLDKVGLSHRVDHRPSELSGGERQRVAIARALVNKPALVLADEPTGNLDHNTALSIYDLMRELNREYDTAFLVVTHDGELAGKMDRQLHMQDGLLVNVEKEES, from the coding sequence ATGAGTAATTTTCTTCAATGTAATGATATCCGTAAAACGTACCGTGAAGGCTCGTTAGATACTGAGGTTCTCAAGGGAGTCAGCTTTGAAATCGAAAAGGGTGAACTGGTTGCAATCATTGGTACCTCTGGTTCAGGTAAAAGTACGCTATTGCATATTTTAGGGGCATTGGATGATGCTTCTGACGGCAGTGTGAGTTTTCTCGGGCAGGACTTAGCGTCTTTGAGTTCGAATAAGCAGGCGAAGCTTCGTAATCAGCACCTTGGTTTTGTATATCAATTCCATCATCTTCTTTCGGATTTCTCGGCGCTTGAAAACGTAGCGATGCCGTTGCTAATTGGTGGTGAAAAGCCTGCTAAAGCAAAAGAAGAAGCACAACGTTTGTTGGATAAAGTAGGGCTAAGTCATCGTGTTGATCACCGACCTTCGGAGCTTTCTGGTGGTGAGAGACAACGTGTGGCGATTGCTCGAGCTTTAGTTAATAAGCCGGCTTTGGTGTTGGCGGATGAACCGACAGGTAACCTTGACCACAACACGGCGCTGTCTATTTACGATTTAATGCGTGAATTGAACCGCGAATACGATACCGCTTTCTTGGTTGTAACCCATGATGGTGAACTTGCAGGCAAGATGGATCGCCAACTGCACATGCAAGACGGTTTGTTGGTTAACGTAGAAAAAGAGGAGAGCTAA
- the lolE gene encoding lipoprotein-releasing ABC transporter permease subunit LolE — protein MFSSLSLLIGGRFSRAKQRDKMVSFISLSSTIGIAVGVAVIIIGLSAMNGFERELQSRVLSVIPHGEFEGVNEPVTRWEHVIEESVKHDKVVAAAPYVKITALAEKGKELKAIEVRGVDPQLEQQVSSLSSFIDKQAWSGFKAGQQQIILGSGVANVLGAKVGDYLTLMIPTVNGSVKVQAPKRVRVKVVGLLTLNGQIDHSLALIPIGDAQVYANLGEAVTGVSLKVTDVLNANSIVREVGNQLDVYVYLRSWQQKFGFLYRDIQLVRTIMYLVMVLVIGVACFNIVSTLMMAVKDRASEIAILRTMGASDGLVKRIFVWQGVFSGVLGSLVGSAIGVLVALNLTTLIKGLEKLVDHQFLSGDIYFVDFLPSQLDMTDVVVVSGTAIVLSLLATWYPASRAAKLNPASVLSSK, from the coding sequence GTGTTTTCTTCTTTATCTCTATTAATAGGCGGCAGATTTAGTCGGGCGAAACAACGAGACAAGATGGTTTCTTTTATCTCTTTGTCTTCGACGATCGGTATTGCAGTCGGCGTTGCGGTGATCATCATTGGTTTATCTGCGATGAATGGCTTTGAGCGTGAACTGCAGTCCCGAGTGCTTTCTGTCATTCCTCACGGTGAGTTTGAAGGCGTGAATGAGCCTGTGACTCGTTGGGAGCATGTGATTGAGGAGTCGGTTAAGCACGATAAAGTCGTTGCTGCGGCGCCTTATGTAAAAATCACAGCACTTGCCGAAAAAGGCAAAGAGCTGAAAGCAATTGAGGTTCGCGGCGTTGACCCGCAACTTGAGCAACAAGTATCAAGTCTATCGAGTTTTATCGATAAGCAAGCTTGGAGCGGGTTTAAAGCAGGGCAGCAACAAATTATTTTGGGTTCTGGTGTAGCGAATGTGCTGGGTGCGAAAGTCGGTGATTATCTGACTTTGATGATTCCAACTGTAAACGGTTCTGTGAAGGTTCAGGCGCCAAAGCGTGTTCGAGTGAAAGTGGTTGGCTTGCTAACGCTTAATGGTCAGATAGATCACAGCTTGGCTCTGATCCCGATTGGTGATGCTCAGGTCTACGCCAACTTAGGTGAGGCGGTGACTGGAGTATCTTTGAAAGTGACCGATGTGCTGAACGCGAACTCTATTGTGCGTGAAGTGGGTAATCAGCTTGATGTGTATGTGTACCTGCGCAGCTGGCAGCAGAAGTTTGGCTTCTTGTATCGAGATATTCAACTGGTTCGTACTATCATGTATCTGGTGATGGTACTGGTTATTGGTGTTGCTTGTTTCAACATCGTCTCGACCTTAATGATGGCTGTAAAAGACAGAGCATCAGAGATCGCGATTTTAAGAACAATGGGCGCATCAGATGGTCTTGTGAAGCGCATCTTTGTTTGGCAGGGCGTATTCTCAGGTGTGTTAGGCAGTTTAGTCGGGAGTGCGATAGGTGTGTTGGTGGCGCTGAATCTCACCACGCTTATTAAAGGGCTTGAAAAGCTGGTCGATCACCAGTTCTTGTCCGGTGATATCTACTTTGTCGACTTTTTGCCATCACAACTTGATATGACGGATGTTGTTGTGGTCTCCGGTACCGCGATTGTATTGAGCTTGCTGGCGACATGGTATCCAGCATCACGCGCGGCGAAGTTAAACCCAGCCTCAGTGCTTAGTTCTAAATAG
- a CDS encoding DUF2062 domain-containing protein produces the protein MPRKFIKRFMPDHDLIKRQKALKVFGNVLYNPNLWCLNRRSAAGAFAVGLFMAFVPLPSQMIMSAGLAVACGVNLPLAVALVWISNPVTMPVLFYFAYKVGAFVMHVPPQAFHFELSWDFILAQMSTIGPPFLLGCLICGVVSAMIGYFGIRGLWRYSVVRSWKKRQARH, from the coding sequence ATGCCAAGAAAGTTTATCAAACGATTTATGCCTGACCATGACCTAATCAAGCGTCAGAAAGCATTGAAAGTTTTTGGCAATGTTTTGTACAACCCCAATTTATGGTGCCTTAATCGTCGCTCTGCGGCTGGCGCGTTTGCTGTTGGGTTATTCATGGCGTTTGTCCCTCTACCAAGTCAAATGATTATGTCTGCAGGCCTTGCTGTCGCATGTGGTGTTAACCTGCCTTTGGCTGTCGCGCTTGTTTGGATCAGTAACCCGGTCACCATGCCTGTTCTCTTCTACTTTGCTTATAAAGTCGGGGCGTTTGTTATGCATGTACCACCTCAAGCCTTTCATTTTGAATTGTCTTGGGACTTCATCTTGGCGCAAATGAGCACTATAGGGCCTCCGTTCTTATTGGGTTGTCTGATTTGTGGCGTGGTTTCAGCAATGATTGGCTACTTTGGTATTCGCGGTTTATGGCGTTACTCAGTAGTAAGAAGTTGGAAGAAGCGACAAGCAAGGCATTGA
- a CDS encoding DNA internalization-related competence protein ComEC/Rec2 — protein sequence MQTSRLFQSGQNTTINASIVSLFSENSHGFESVIVARSIGGEKLIFPQLIKLRLFTPFKLTLGDDVNLSVSIKPVWGKLNEAGFDLEKYLFSAGVVANATYRADSKYRIHSSTNLRSLWFESSLERLNQLANADLIMALSFGYRDLIPPQRWDLLKSSGLIHLIAISGLHISIAFGIGYQLGKLVRLLSPQLLWLPTLFGLGLASFYSWFAGFTLPTLRALVMCVIASYFLWRGQNISLVRYVALSLCVVLFIWPFSALSSSFWLSFGALGAVLYIALNSTSSSLNITLTSRVLELIKIQLMLTILIAPFSMLFFKGVSLISVFYNLLLLPWVSLVTIPLLFLAMFLSLISESVSGVASLIALDNSLVRQLWMLVDLSLEPLVFSLPFSERFWIQVDNQTIALSVFLILFLSFVSRYFKRTLSILVTAVFVLWWEFSKPQQDKLTIDILDVGHGLSLVLEKNNQIVVYDLGNAWPGGSVVESLLIPTLNQRGIHELEGVIVSHFDSDHAGGYPALLENYTPKWIRTSQNIIQERQSTTQAPSNIQTCTLGDVWNWQDIVFEVMWPPKQVKRAYNPHSCVVKISDPSADFSMLLTGDIELVSEWLLAREGELLRSDVMLVPHHGSDSSSIQPFIETVSPQLAIASLAKGNQWGMPNESVVGRYQEAGSTWLDTGESGQITIALSKEGWQYHAIREQQGGQWYRQMLRKGVE from the coding sequence ATACAAACGAGTCGCTTATTCCAATCAGGGCAGAATACTACCATAAATGCGTCGATTGTTAGCCTTTTTAGTGAAAATAGCCACGGTTTTGAAAGCGTAATAGTAGCCAGATCAATTGGCGGCGAAAAATTAATCTTTCCTCAATTGATAAAATTGCGTTTGTTTACTCCTTTTAAGTTAACGCTTGGAGATGATGTCAATTTATCTGTGTCCATAAAGCCTGTATGGGGCAAACTCAATGAAGCCGGCTTTGATTTAGAAAAGTACTTGTTTAGTGCAGGCGTGGTTGCCAATGCAACTTACAGGGCCGATAGCAAATACCGAATTCACTCAAGCACCAACTTACGTTCTCTGTGGTTTGAAAGCAGTTTAGAAAGATTGAACCAACTAGCGAATGCAGACCTCATTATGGCGTTGAGTTTTGGTTATCGTGACCTTATTCCGCCCCAACGATGGGATTTGCTCAAAAGCAGTGGGTTGATTCACTTGATAGCTATTTCTGGATTGCATATCAGCATAGCCTTTGGTATTGGCTATCAATTGGGGAAGTTAGTTAGATTATTATCACCTCAGCTTCTTTGGCTACCTACACTGTTCGGGTTAGGGTTGGCGTCTTTTTACAGTTGGTTTGCTGGCTTTACATTACCTACGTTAAGGGCGCTCGTGATGTGTGTTATCGCAAGCTATTTTTTGTGGCGTGGTCAAAATATCAGCTTGGTCCGTTATGTGGCTTTAAGTCTGTGCGTGGTCTTATTTATTTGGCCATTCTCAGCATTGTCGAGTAGCTTTTGGTTGTCCTTTGGTGCTTTGGGTGCGGTTCTCTACATTGCTTTAAACAGTACTTCATCTTCGTTAAATATCACGCTTACGAGCCGAGTATTGGAACTCATCAAAATACAGCTAATGCTGACAATACTTATCGCTCCCTTTTCTATGTTGTTCTTTAAAGGGGTTAGCCTGATCTCGGTTTTCTATAACTTACTACTTCTGCCTTGGGTATCGTTGGTGACGATCCCGCTGTTGTTTCTGGCAATGTTTCTAAGCTTAATATCGGAGTCAGTGTCTGGTGTGGCTAGTTTAATAGCGCTAGACAACAGTTTGGTTCGTCAGCTGTGGATGTTGGTTGACTTATCGCTTGAGCCTCTCGTATTTAGCCTTCCTTTCTCTGAGCGATTTTGGATCCAAGTTGATAATCAGACGATTGCATTATCAGTATTCCTGATCTTGTTTTTGAGCTTTGTTAGTCGGTATTTCAAGCGAACATTATCGATATTAGTAACAGCAGTGTTTGTGCTGTGGTGGGAGTTCAGCAAACCCCAGCAAGACAAACTAACTATTGATATCTTGGATGTTGGGCATGGGTTGTCTTTGGTCTTGGAAAAGAACAATCAGATTGTTGTTTATGATCTTGGCAATGCGTGGCCAGGAGGCTCGGTTGTTGAGTCTTTGTTGATCCCTACTTTGAATCAGCGGGGAATTCATGAGTTAGAAGGCGTGATTGTGAGTCATTTCGATTCTGACCATGCTGGTGGTTATCCAGCGTTACTTGAGAACTATACGCCCAAGTGGATAAGAACCAGTCAGAACATTATTCAAGAACGCCAATCTACCACTCAAGCTCCGTCTAATATTCAAACATGTACTCTTGGAGATGTTTGGAACTGGCAAGATATTGTTTTTGAGGTGATGTGGCCTCCTAAGCAAGTAAAGAGGGCGTATAACCCACATTCGTGTGTGGTAAAGATTTCAGACCCTAGTGCAGATTTCTCAATGTTGCTCACTGGTGATATTGAATTGGTAAGTGAGTGGTTACTTGCTCGTGAAGGAGAACTGCTAAGGAGTGATGTAATGTTGGTTCCGCATCATGGTAGTGATTCGTCTTCGATTCAGCCCTTTATTGAAACCGTATCTCCTCAACTGGCGATAGCTTCTCTGGCCAAAGGCAATCAATGGGGAATGCCGAACGAATCAGTTGTCGGGCGGTATCAGGAAGCGGGGAGCACTTGGCTAGATACTGGAGAAAGCGGACAAATAACCATCGCTCTTAGTAAAGAAGGTTGGCAATATCATGCGATTAGAGAACAACAAGGTGGGCAATGGTATAGGCAGATGCTCCGTAAGGGAGTAGAATAG
- the msbA gene encoding lipid A ABC transporter ATP-binding protein/permease MsbA, with protein MSTQTDETTWVTFKRLWTYIRLYKAGLGVAVIALIINAVSDTYMISLLKPLLDEGFGNAESDFLRTLPIIIFAMMFIRGVSGFVSTYCLSWVSGNVVMEIRRKIFSHFMHMPVSFFDKEQTGALLSRITYDSEQVSAATSKALVSIVREGASIIGLLTLMFWNSWQLSLVLFAVAPVVAWAITIVSKRFRKISKNMQTSMGHVASSAEQMLKGHKVVLTYGGQDVEKQRFDQVSNQMRQQSMKLVTAQAAANPIIQMIASVAVVTVLILASFDSIRAELTPGTFTVIFSAMFGLMRPLKALTSVTSQFQRGMAASTTLFGLMDLDTEQNKGTLKPANVSGEVAVKDVTFTYEGAEKPALDKVSFNIPKGKTVALVGRSGSGKSTIANLFTRFYDVDSGSIELDGHDIRDYELRNLREHFALVSQNVHLFNDTVANNIAYATNDEFSREQIEHAAKLAHASEFIENMENGIDTVVGENGGNLSGGQRQRIAIARALLRDAPVLILDEATSALDTESERAIQSALEELQKDKTVLVIAHRLSTIEQADEILVVDDGRIVERGAHAELIAHDGAYAQLHRIQFSG; from the coding sequence ATGTCAACACAAACAGATGAAACTACCTGGGTCACATTTAAAAGACTTTGGACTTATATTCGACTCTATAAGGCCGGCCTAGGTGTTGCGGTAATTGCGCTTATTATAAATGCCGTTTCTGATACCTATATGATTTCTTTACTAAAGCCGTTACTTGATGAAGGCTTTGGTAATGCTGAATCTGACTTTTTACGCACGCTCCCTATTATTATCTTTGCCATGATGTTTATTCGTGGTGTCAGTGGTTTCGTCTCAACCTATTGTTTAAGTTGGGTCTCTGGCAATGTGGTGATGGAAATTCGTCGTAAGATTTTCAGTCATTTCATGCATATGCCTGTTTCGTTCTTTGATAAAGAGCAAACTGGTGCATTGCTATCTCGAATTACGTACGATTCAGAGCAAGTGTCTGCAGCAACTAGTAAAGCGTTAGTCAGTATTGTCCGTGAAGGTGCAAGTATTATTGGCTTGTTGACGCTGATGTTTTGGAATAGTTGGCAGTTGTCTTTGGTGTTATTCGCTGTAGCACCTGTTGTCGCTTGGGCTATTACCATAGTATCGAAGCGATTTAGAAAGATCTCGAAGAACATGCAGACCAGTATGGGCCATGTAGCGTCGTCTGCAGAGCAAATGTTAAAAGGGCATAAAGTGGTTCTAACTTATGGTGGTCAAGACGTCGAGAAGCAACGTTTTGATCAAGTTAGTAACCAAATGCGCCAACAGAGTATGAAGTTAGTAACCGCACAAGCGGCCGCTAACCCAATAATTCAAATGATTGCATCTGTTGCCGTTGTTACTGTTTTGATCTTAGCTAGTTTTGACTCTATTCGAGCTGAGCTCACTCCTGGTACGTTTACCGTTATCTTTTCGGCAATGTTTGGCTTAATGCGTCCATTGAAGGCGTTGACGAGTGTAACTTCTCAGTTTCAACGTGGTATGGCGGCCAGTACCACGCTATTTGGTTTGATGGATCTCGATACAGAACAAAACAAAGGTACGTTGAAACCTGCAAACGTAAGCGGTGAAGTTGCTGTAAAAGATGTGACGTTTACCTATGAGGGCGCAGAGAAACCAGCACTCGATAAGGTGAGCTTCAATATACCGAAAGGCAAAACGGTTGCGCTTGTTGGGCGTTCTGGATCGGGCAAGAGTACCATTGCCAACTTATTTACTCGTTTTTATGACGTAGACTCAGGTTCAATTGAGCTTGATGGCCACGACATTCGTGATTATGAATTGAGAAATCTGCGGGAACACTTTGCTCTTGTTTCTCAAAATGTGCATCTATTTAATGATACGGTCGCGAACAACATCGCTTACGCAACAAACGATGAATTTTCTCGAGAGCAGATTGAACATGCAGCTAAACTTGCCCATGCGAGTGAGTTTATCGAAAATATGGAAAACGGTATTGATACGGTTGTTGGCGAGAACGGTGGCAATCTATCAGGTGGTCAAAGGCAACGTATTGCGATTGCTCGAGCTCTATTGAGAGATGCACCGGTTTTGATTCTTGATGAGGCAACGTCTGCACTTGATACAGAGTCAGAGAGAGCGATTCAATCTGCACTAGAAGAACTGCAGAAAGACAAAACAGTATTGGTTATCGCACACCGACTCTCTACCATCGAGCAAGCCGATGAGATTCTAGTGGTTGATGATGGTCGTATTGTAGAAAGGGGCGCGCATGCTGAGCTAATCGCACATGATGGCGCCTATGCTCAACTGCACCGAATTCAGTTTAGCGGATAA
- the lpxK gene encoding tetraacyldisaccharide 4'-kinase: protein MIEKIWFNNHPLKYLLWPLLWPLSLLFKMISSQRREAYLSGNKETYRPPLPVIVVGNITAGGNGKTPVVIWLVEMLQAHGFKPGVVSRGYGAKAPSYPLILDENTPAEHSGDEPRLIRKRTGAPVAVDPVRANAVKALLSKGVEVIITDDGLQHYALERDIEFAVIDGARRFGSESLIPLGPLREPVSRLEEVDFLVNNGGKAHGREFSMSLLPSQAVNLKTGQKRSVAELQKLVAFAGIGHPPRFFKTLEDLDGDVVFTQGFADHQDFDKDELHALAKKGMNLIMTEKDAVKCEEYAQDNWWYLPVSAQFNEDSQQQILKRIKEVLEYYGSPST, encoded by the coding sequence GTGATCGAAAAGATTTGGTTTAACAATCACCCGTTAAAATACCTTCTCTGGCCACTGTTGTGGCCGTTGAGTCTGCTGTTCAAAATGATCAGCAGTCAACGTCGCGAAGCGTATCTCTCTGGGAATAAAGAAACCTATCGCCCACCTTTACCTGTGATCGTTGTTGGCAATATTACCGCGGGTGGAAATGGTAAAACACCGGTTGTGATTTGGTTAGTTGAGATGCTTCAGGCTCACGGCTTTAAACCCGGAGTCGTATCTCGAGGTTATGGGGCAAAAGCGCCAAGCTACCCGTTAATATTGGATGAAAACACACCTGCAGAACATTCAGGTGATGAACCTCGTTTGATTCGGAAGCGAACTGGTGCGCCAGTTGCAGTCGATCCTGTGCGTGCAAACGCGGTGAAAGCATTGCTGAGCAAAGGTGTTGAGGTGATTATCACTGATGATGGCCTTCAGCATTACGCGCTTGAACGCGATATTGAATTTGCAGTTATCGACGGCGCTAGGCGCTTTGGTAGCGAGAGTTTGATTCCTTTAGGCCCATTACGAGAGCCTGTATCTCGTTTAGAAGAGGTCGACTTTCTGGTTAACAATGGTGGTAAAGCGCATGGGAGAGAGTTCTCGATGTCTTTGCTTCCAAGCCAAGCGGTTAACCTGAAAACAGGTCAGAAAAGGTCTGTGGCAGAATTACAGAAGCTGGTGGCTTTTGCCGGTATTGGCCACCCACCGCGCTTTTTCAAAACATTGGAAGATCTTGATGGTGATGTGGTTTTCACACAAGGCTTCGCTGACCATCAAGATTTTGATAAAGATGAACTTCATGCCTTAGCTAAGAAAGGTATGAATCTGATTATGACAGAAAAAGACGCTGTAAAATGTGAAGAATATGCTCAAGATAACTGGTGGTATCTTCCAGTTTCTGCGCAGTTCAATGAAGATTCGCAACAGCAAATTTTAAAAAGAATAAAAGAGGTTTTGGAATACTATGGATCACCGTCTACTTGA
- a CDS encoding Trm112 family protein produces the protein MDHRLLEIVACPVCKGKLTFDKDKQELVCKIDRLAYPIKEGIPVLLEPEARTVSMDEGK, from the coding sequence ATGGATCACCGTCTACTTGAGATCGTTGCTTGCCCTGTATGTAAAGGTAAACTAACTTTTGACAAGGATAAGCAAGAGCTTGTTTGTAAAATTGATCGCCTTGCTTACCCAATTAAAGAGGGTATTCCTGTTCTTTTAGAACCTGAAGCTCGCACCGTTTCTATGGATGAGGGTAAGTAA
- the kdsB gene encoding 3-deoxy-manno-octulosonate cytidylyltransferase, with protein MSYTVVIPARYQSSRLPGKPLADIGGKPMIQWVYEQSMKAGADNVIIATDDARVEKAAKAFGATVCMTSPNHESGTERLAEVIEVMKIPDDHIIVNVQGDEPLIPPAIINQVANNLANSTAPMATLGVEITHADEVFNPNAVKVVTDKDGYALYFSRATIPWDRDAYANNGTAAESPLLRHIGIYAYRAGFINTYINWEPSTLERIECLEQLRVLWYGEKIHVDVAMEAPAAGVDTPEDLEAVRAIIG; from the coding sequence ATGTCTTATACGGTTGTTATACCTGCAAGATACCAATCGAGCCGTTTACCAGGAAAGCCTCTTGCTGACATTGGTGGAAAGCCAATGATTCAATGGGTATACGAACAGTCAATGAAAGCAGGAGCCGATAACGTTATTATCGCAACCGACGACGCTCGAGTTGAAAAAGCGGCTAAAGCATTTGGCGCGACCGTTTGTATGACATCTCCGAATCACGAATCAGGTACAGAGCGTTTAGCTGAAGTGATTGAAGTGATGAAGATTCCTGATGACCATATTATCGTGAATGTTCAGGGGGATGAGCCACTGATCCCACCTGCAATTATTAATCAGGTTGCGAATAACCTCGCGAACAGCACAGCACCGATGGCGACCTTGGGTGTGGAAATTACTCATGCTGATGAAGTGTTTAATCCTAATGCTGTTAAAGTTGTGACCGACAAAGACGGCTATGCTCTGTATTTTAGCCGAGCAACCATCCCTTGGGATCGCGATGCTTACGCTAACAATGGTACGGCTGCGGAGTCTCCTTTACTACGACACATTGGTATCTATGCTTACCGAGCTGGGTTTATCAATACGTACATTAATTGGGAGCCTAGTACGCTAGAACGTATAGAGTGCTTGGAGCAATTGAGAGTGCTTTGGTACGGCGAGAAAATTCACGTAGACGTAGCAATGGAAGCTCCTGCAGCTGGCGTGGATACTCCTGAAGATTTAGAAGCGGTTCGTGCCATTATTGGTTAA
- the cmk gene encoding (d)CMP kinase: MPSQSPVITVDGPSGAGKGTLCMLLADKLGFHLLDSGAIYRVLALAAIHHGVDTESEDALVPLATHLDVQFIAEGDLVKVILEGEDVSGELRKEETGMAASKVAALPRVREALLRRQRAFNAAPGLVADGRDMGTVVFPEAEAKIFLDASAEERASRRLKQLQQKGLDVKFDDLLSEIQERDDRDRNRPVAPLRPAEDALVLDSTSMNIEQVVEKALHYIESKLAG; the protein is encoded by the coding sequence ATGCCTTCTCAAAGCCCAGTGATTACGGTTGATGGACCAAGTGGTGCAGGTAAAGGTACCCTGTGTATGTTGCTAGCAGATAAGCTAGGCTTTCATCTTCTAGACTCAGGCGCGATCTATCGCGTATTGGCTTTAGCAGCAATTCACCATGGTGTGGACACTGAATCAGAAGATGCTTTAGTACCTCTTGCAACTCACTTAGACGTGCAGTTTATTGCTGAAGGCGACTTAGTTAAGGTTATCCTAGAAGGCGAAGATGTGTCTGGTGAGCTTCGTAAGGAAGAGACTGGTATGGCGGCTTCAAAAGTGGCTGCCTTACCTCGCGTTCGTGAAGCACTGCTTCGTCGTCAACGCGCATTCAATGCTGCTCCTGGTTTAGTAGCTGATGGCCGTGATATGGGAACGGTTGTGTTTCCTGAAGCTGAAGCCAAAATATTTTTAGATGCAAGTGCTGAAGAGCGTGCGAGTCGCCGCCTTAAACAGTTGCAACAGAAGGGGTTAGATGTTAAATTTGACGACCTTTTGAGCGAGATCCAAGAGCGAGACGATCGAGATCGTAATCGCCCAGTGGCGCCACTTCGCCCTGCAGAGGATGCTCTAGTGCTTGATTCCACCTCAATGAATATTGAGCAGGTAGTAGAAAAAGCACTACACTATATTGAATCGAAACTGGCTGGGTAA